GGTCGCTTCTCGAGTTGCAACCCCGTGCAGCGTCTCACCACCGAAAGGCACGGCGGAACGCACCCCGATTCTTCCTGTCCGGGCTCCCGGTTGCGAACCCGGGGCAGGATCGGGGTGTCTCTGGACAAAACCCTCACGAATCCCGCGCCGATACGGCCTCGCAACCCCCATGACCAGGCTGCCGGTCCCCCGTTCAGCCTTCAAGGACTCCACGGTGCGACACAGGGTTGCCGCCCGCCGCGGGGCCGCGCGTGCAGATCTCATGAAGAACTGGGGACGGAACGCCCGAGTCCGGGCTGGAATGATCGATTCCGGGGCTTTTCAGCCTTGCGGGGCGGGATGGGGGCGCGCCTCACACGTCCTGCAGTACGGCGAACTCCGCTCCCTGGTTGTCGATGAGTACGGCCATACGTCCGTAGGGAGCCACGTCGAAGGGATCCGCGGTGACCCGGCCGCCGAGGCGGACGACGGAGGCGGCGGTGGCATCGCAGTCGGCGACGTTGAAGTAGACGAGGAAGTGGGGCGGCAGTTCGGCGGGGAAGGACGCGTCGACGACGCTCCGGCCGCCGACCGCGGTCTGCGGGCCGGGTTCCTCCCCGGCGGGTGACCACATGCGGAAGTCGAGGACCTCGTCGGGAGCGTCGGTGGTTCCGTAGCCGAAGACGTCCTCGTAGAAGGGGTCGACCTTGGTCTTGTCGCGGCAGTAGACCTCGGTCCAGCAGAAGGAGCCGGGGCTCTGTTGGAGCTCGAAACCGGTGTGGGTGCCGCCCTGCCACAAGCCGAACACGGCGCCCTCCGGATCGGCGGCCAGCGCCATCGTCCCGAACGGCCCCACGGACAACGGCTCCCGTACGACGCCACCGCCCGCCCCGCGGATCCTGCGGCACAGGGCGACGGCGTCGGGGGTGGCGAAGTAGACCGTCCACACGGTGGGCATGCGGCCGTCCCGCTTCGGGGCGAGGGCGGCGACGTTGCGGCCGTCGCGGTAGGCCTGCGTGTAGAAGCCGTGCTCGCGCTCGGCGCCGCCGTCGAAGGTCCACTGGAAGAGTTCGCCGTAGAAGCGCTTGCCTGCCTCCAGGTCGGGCAGCATCGCGTCGACCCAACAGGGGACGCCTTCGGCGGCTTCGGCCATGGGCACGGTCCTTCCCGTACGTCTCCACAACGGCCCGGCAGGTCCGGTACGTCTCCGCCCCGGGCGGGCCGGCGTGGAGGAGGGCTGTGGCACCCGTCACAGGCCAAGCTAGCGCGCGCGATGCGTGCGCGCAGGGCGCAGTCGGGCGGCAGGGTGGGCCGGAGGCGCCGGGGTCCCGGGTGGGGGCGCAGGGCCGCGGGGTCGCGGCCTCGATGCTGCGGAGCCGGGGACCGCCGGGCCCACGGCGGCGGCACGGCGGCGGTACGCGGTCCGGAAACGGCGCGCGGCGAGCCGGCCACTGTCCGGGAACGGCGTCCAATGTCGCCTCAACCCCATTTGCAGTCGGTCAAATCGCGCTCCGATCACCCCTCGGTAAGCTGACGGGCATGACAGGACAGGTAAGAACCGTCGACGGCCGTGTGGCCGGGCGGCGCGGTCAGGCGACGCGCCAGAAGCTGCTCGACTGCCTCGGCGAGATGCTCAGTTCCTCGCCCTACCGGGATGTCAAAGTCATCGATGTGGCGCGCAAGGCGGGTACCTCGCCGGCGACCTTCTACCAGTATTTCCCGGACGTCGAAGGCGCCGTACTGGAGATCGCGGAGCGCATCGCCGTGGAGGGAGCGGGGCTCAACTCGCTCGTGGAGGAACGTTCCTGGGCCGGTAAGGGCGGCTGGCAGACCTCGCAGGATCTGGTCGACGGCTTCCTCGACTTCTGGCGCAGAAACGATGCGATCCTGCGGGTGATCGACCTCGGCGCGGCCGAAGGGGACAAACGGTTCTACAAGATCCGTATGAAGGTCCTCAACTCCGTGACCCACGCGCTCACGGACGCCGTCTCCGAGCTCCAGTCCAAGGGCAAGGTCGACAAGGACCTCAACCCGGCGGCGATCGCCGGATCCCTCGTCGTGATGCTGGCGGCGGTTGCCTCGCACCAGAAGGGCTTCCAGACCTGGGGCGTCAAGCAGGCGGAGCTCAAGCCCAACCTCGCCACGCTCGTGCACCTCGGCGTTACGGGCAGGAAGCCCACGAAGTAGGGCCGCAGCAGCCCACCAAGTAGGGCCACGCAGCAGGCGAGTAGCTCGGCGGGACGCGCCAACTCCCGGCTTGCCGCCCTCGGATGTACCAGCTCCGACAGCCCGTCTCGCCGCCTCGCTCGGGCACTCTTCGTCGTGCAATGGCGCACAGCGTTCGTACG
This is a stretch of genomic DNA from Streptomyces sp. NA04227. It encodes these proteins:
- a CDS encoding VOC family protein; amino-acid sequence: MAEAAEGVPCWVDAMLPDLEAGKRFYGELFQWTFDGGAEREHGFYTQAYRDGRNVAALAPKRDGRMPTVWTVYFATPDAVALCRRIRGAGGGVVREPLSVGPFGTMALAADPEGAVFGLWQGGTHTGFELQQSPGSFCWTEVYCRDKTKVDPFYEDVFGYGTTDAPDEVLDFRMWSPAGEEPGPQTAVGGRSVVDASFPAELPPHFLVYFNVADCDATAASVVRLGGRVTADPFDVAPYGRMAVLIDNQGAEFAVLQDV
- a CDS encoding TetR family transcriptional regulator → MTGQVRTVDGRVAGRRGQATRQKLLDCLGEMLSSSPYRDVKVIDVARKAGTSPATFYQYFPDVEGAVLEIAERIAVEGAGLNSLVEERSWAGKGGWQTSQDLVDGFLDFWRRNDAILRVIDLGAAEGDKRFYKIRMKVLNSVTHALTDAVSELQSKGKVDKDLNPAAIAGSLVVMLAAVASHQKGFQTWGVKQAELKPNLATLVHLGVTGRKPTK